In Streptomyces chartreusis, the following proteins share a genomic window:
- the lanKC gene encoding class III lanthionine synthetase LanKC produces MDKRYEVYALADRHFYETPDRLSADGQEAAPLYEAARRAAPEGWKAARIGDWLTLAPLGPDGTPLPDRAQGWKIHVSATLANAERIAGIVWDYCVPRGIAFKFVPGPHLVHLRNAKYAGRDSSGKFVTVYPADDEQLHTVLRELGRLLEGFEGPYILTDLRWGEGPLYVRYGAFARLFVVDERGSLVPAVRDGEGRLVPDRRAPSFQVPEWVTLPSFLAPHLAARNTTTVGELPYRIEKALHFSNGGGVYAGTDTRDGRKVVLKEGRPHAGLAADGADAVARLEREKYALEQLAGTGVVPEVRDWFLLGEHRFLVMDFVPGRTLNSFFAERHPLIGPDADPSAIADYTAWALRIHGAVERAVEAVHARGIVFNDLHVFNIMVAPDEESVSLLDFEAAAPVGENGRQVVAHPGFMAPADRRGVDVDRYALACLRLAMFLPVTTLFVVDRGKAAHLAEVIADRFPDVPRQFLAEAVAEITRDVPGGRPPTPSAARSVPASFVEPGDWPYSRDSMVKALLASATPEREDRLFPGDIGQFSDGGGLGLAHGAAGVLYALAASGAERYEEGERWLLDRTDPPPAGTPLGLYDGLAGVAHVLGLLGHRQRALDLMDTILRERWQRLSSDLRGGLAGLGLVLDDLAHTTGEPELRERAAEAADILLRRLGEPVADGQRPRAGLLRGASGPALFLLRRYERTGDRRLLDAAGEAVRRDLAACVEQKGGSLEVDEGWRSMPYLGEGSVGVGMVLDDHLAHADDDTGAFERARAGILTAATSRFYAQPGLFQGRAGMILHLSRTTTPGADADRLAAQIAGLGWYAMSYQGQLAFPGHQMMRLSMDLGTGTAGCLLALRAALGTDEAGAAPAHLPFLPPPARHTERGSAN; encoded by the coding sequence ATGGACAAGCGCTACGAGGTGTACGCGCTGGCAGACAGACACTTCTACGAGACGCCGGACCGGCTGTCCGCGGACGGCCAGGAGGCCGCGCCGCTGTACGAGGCGGCACGGCGTGCGGCGCCCGAGGGCTGGAAGGCCGCACGGATCGGCGACTGGCTGACCCTGGCGCCGCTCGGCCCGGACGGGACTCCGCTGCCGGACCGCGCCCAGGGCTGGAAGATCCATGTCTCGGCGACCCTCGCGAACGCCGAGCGGATCGCCGGGATCGTATGGGACTACTGCGTGCCGCGGGGCATCGCCTTCAAGTTCGTGCCGGGCCCGCACCTGGTGCATCTGCGCAACGCCAAGTACGCGGGGCGGGACTCCAGCGGCAAGTTCGTCACCGTCTACCCGGCCGACGACGAGCAGCTCCACACGGTGCTGCGCGAGCTGGGCCGGCTGCTCGAGGGTTTCGAGGGGCCGTACATCCTGACCGACCTGCGCTGGGGCGAGGGTCCGCTGTACGTGCGGTACGGCGCCTTCGCGCGGCTGTTCGTCGTCGACGAGCGCGGTTCGCTGGTGCCTGCGGTGCGGGACGGCGAGGGTCGGCTGGTGCCGGACCGGCGGGCTCCGTCGTTCCAGGTGCCCGAGTGGGTGACGCTGCCGTCGTTCCTCGCCCCGCATCTGGCGGCCCGCAACACCACGACGGTCGGCGAGCTGCCGTACCGCATCGAGAAGGCGCTGCACTTCTCCAACGGCGGCGGGGTGTACGCGGGCACCGACACGCGTGACGGACGCAAGGTGGTGCTGAAGGAGGGCCGGCCGCACGCGGGGCTCGCCGCGGACGGGGCGGACGCAGTGGCCCGGCTGGAGCGGGAGAAGTACGCGCTGGAGCAGCTGGCGGGCACCGGGGTGGTGCCCGAGGTACGGGACTGGTTCCTGCTCGGCGAACACCGCTTCCTGGTCATGGACTTCGTGCCGGGGCGCACCTTGAACTCGTTCTTCGCGGAACGCCACCCGCTGATCGGCCCCGACGCGGACCCGAGCGCGATCGCCGACTACACGGCCTGGGCGCTGCGCATCCACGGGGCGGTCGAACGTGCCGTGGAGGCGGTGCACGCGCGCGGGATCGTCTTCAACGACCTGCACGTCTTCAACATCATGGTCGCCCCCGACGAGGAGTCGGTGTCCCTGCTCGACTTCGAGGCGGCGGCGCCGGTCGGTGAAAACGGCCGCCAGGTCGTCGCCCATCCCGGCTTCATGGCCCCGGCGGACCGAAGAGGCGTGGACGTCGACCGCTACGCACTGGCCTGTCTGCGGCTGGCGATGTTCCTGCCCGTCACCACCCTGTTCGTCGTGGACCGCGGCAAGGCGGCACATCTGGCGGAGGTGATCGCGGACCGGTTCCCGGACGTGCCGCGGCAGTTCCTCGCCGAGGCGGTCGCCGAGATCACCCGGGACGTGCCCGGCGGTCGACCGCCGACGCCGTCCGCAGCGCGCTCCGTCCCGGCGTCGTTCGTGGAGCCCGGCGACTGGCCCTACAGCCGCGACTCGATGGTCAAGGCGCTGCTGGCCTCCGCGACCCCGGAGCGCGAGGACCGGCTCTTCCCCGGCGACATCGGGCAGTTCTCCGACGGCGGCGGACTGGGCCTGGCCCATGGCGCGGCCGGTGTGCTGTACGCCCTGGCCGCGAGCGGCGCCGAACGCTACGAAGAGGGCGAGCGCTGGCTGCTGGACCGCACGGACCCGCCTCCGGCGGGCACGCCGCTTGGCCTGTACGACGGTCTCGCGGGCGTGGCCCACGTCCTCGGCCTGCTCGGTCACCGGCAGCGGGCCCTGGACCTGATGGACACGATCCTGCGCGAGCGGTGGCAGCGGCTCTCCTCCGACCTGCGCGGCGGGCTGGCCGGACTGGGCCTGGTCCTCGACGACCTGGCGCACACCACCGGCGAGCCGGAGCTGCGCGAGCGGGCCGCGGAGGCCGCGGACATCCTCTTGCGGCGCCTCGGCGAACCGGTCGCGGACGGCCAACGCCCGCGTGCCGGGCTGCTGCGGGGCGCGAGCGGGCCCGCACTGTTCCTGCTGCGGCGCTACGAGCGGACCGGCGACCGCCGGCTGCTGGACGCGGCCGGCGAGGCAGTGCGCCGGGATCTCGCCGCCTGCGTCGAGCAGAAGGGCGGCTCGCTGGAGGTCGACGAGGGCTGGCGGAGCATGCCTTACCTGGGCGAGGGCAGTGTGGGCGTGGGAATGGTCCTCGACGACCATCTCGCCCACGCCGACGACGACACGGGCGCCTTCGAGCGGGCCCGCGCCGGCATCCTCACCGCCGCCACCTCCCGCTTCTACGCACAGCCCGGCCTGTTCCAGGGACGTGCCGGGATGATCCTGCACCTCAGCCGTACGACCACGCCGGGCGCGGACGCGGACCGGCTCGCCGCCCAGATCGCCGGGCTCGGCTGGTACGCGATGTCCTACCAGGGCCAACTGGCCTTTCCCGGGCACCAGATGATGCGGCTCTCCATGGACCTGGGCACCGGAACGGCCGGCTGTCTGCTGGCCCTCCGAGCGGCCCTCGGCACCGACGAGGCGGGTGCGGCCCCGGCCCACCTGCCCTTCCTCCCGCCGCCCGCGCGGCACACAGAACGCGGCTCCGCGAACTGA
- a CDS encoding SapB/AmfS family lanthipeptide, with amino-acid sequence MALLDLQTMETEQHTGGGSTLSLLLCASQASISLCL; translated from the coding sequence ATGGCACTTCTCGACCTGCAGACGATGGAGACCGAGCAGCACACCGGCGGCGGCAGCACGCTCAGCCTGCTGCTCTGCGCCAGCCAGGCGAGCATCAGCCTCTGTCTCTGA